A region from the Vicia villosa cultivar HV-30 ecotype Madison, WI linkage group LG3, Vvil1.0, whole genome shotgun sequence genome encodes:
- the LOC131658209 gene encoding uncharacterized protein LOC131658209, with amino-acid sequence MPQRNLDEGNVFLSKNIIRDVANQTPLFSQQLFHPQVVILINTVKLDNRFECDKASVKAKDMICNREKKLMARPIEYVGDINDSKDLWKISVRCKHIWSVTSASKKEHLEMILVDSKGSMIQAVVPPYLVAKFKEYLCHGCSYVMQNFKVGSNYFSFKSTDHKHKLVFCGLTSLKKTDNSEIPVNVLNLLSLADIVDDVLGGVVEITQSHVSFDNSKSKVVFSITDNSKSMVVCTLWGQFAILFNEYWTKNKDACNMVVLLINARIKEAQGNCPLNVSNAWNGTKLIINDTGFEQVSKLKESFKGDFPKLSDTGVQVSASQNSQYSDFDKFVWKADVLSLAEIGGLQQETTCVTVATLDKFDVGQSGWYYDGCVDCTKSVTLRDGKLECYAKHISPFPVPRFKLEILAVDGKCNAKFIFWDVDCVKLVGKSATEIINVLKRTGEYDPLEFPYELDSILKRELAIRAVFQPKNGRLSVIGFRDDPETRSRVKENFRAEEPTSRLRIIEPTSQDEFPSVSEPLSVSADYDPFALNTNLTPSKRILSEAVEEIEGVQLSSTKLIKDIKKEE; translated from the exons atgcctcaaagaaACTTGGATGAAGGAAATGTGTTTTTGAGTAAGAATATTATTAGGGATGTGGCAAATCAAACTCCTCTTTTCAGTCAACAATTGTTTCATCCACAAGTTGTGATATTAATCAATACTGTGAAACTGGATAATCGATTTGAGTGTGATAAAGCTAGTGTCAAAGCTAAAGATATGATCT GTAATCGTGAAAAGAAATTAATGGCGCGTCCAATTGAGTATGTGGGAGATATCAATGACTCAAAGGACCTATGGAAGATTTCTGTTAGGTGCAAACATATTTGGTCAGTcacaagtgcttcaaagaaggaaCACCTTGAAATGATTCTCGTGGATTCTAAG GGATCTATGATTCAAGCTGTTGTACCTCCGTACTTGGTTGCCAAGTTCAAGGAATATCTCTGTCATGGTTGTTCATATGTAATGCAGAATTTTAAAGTAGGTTCCAATTACTTCTCTTTTAAGTCCACCGATCACAAACACAAGCTGGTGTTCTGTGGTTTAACTTCCCTTAAGAAAACGGACAACTCAGAAATTCCTGTTAATGTTCTCAATCTACTTAGTCTGGCTGACATTGTAGATG ATGTTCTTGGTGGAGTTGTAGAGATTACTCAATCCCACGTCAGTTTTGATAACAGCAAGAGCAAAGTTGTTTTTTCAATTACTGATAATAG CAAATCCATGGTTGTGTGTACGTTATGGGGTCAATTTGCAATCCTATTCAATGAGTATTGGACAAAAAATAAGGATGCTTGTAATATGGTTGTGCTTCTGATTAATGCTCGAATAAAGGAGGCTCAAG GAAACTGTCCTTTAAACGTATCCAATGCGTGGAATGGCACAAAACTGATCATTAATGATACTGGTTTTGAACAAGTTTCCAAGCTAAAAGAAAG TTTTAAAGGTGATTTCCCAAAGTTATCAGATACAGGCGTGCAAGTTAGTGCATCACAAAATTCACAATACTCAGATTTCGATAAGTTTGTATGGAAGGCTGATGTTTTAAGTCTTGCAGAAATAGGGGGTTTGCAACAG GAAACTACATGTGTAACTGTTGCCACGCTGGATAAATTTGATGTTGGACAATCTGGATGGTATTACGATGGATGTGTTGATTGTACAAAGAGTGTGACTCTGAGGGATGGAAAGCTTGAGTGTTATGCAAAACATATAAGTCCTTTTCCCGTGCCCAG GTTTAAACTGGAAATATTGGCTGTTGACGGTAAATGCAATGCAAAGTTCATTTTTTGGGACGTCGACTGTGTTAAGTTGGTAGGCAAATCCGCTACTGAGATTATAAATGTTCTAAAAAGG ACTGGGGAGTATGATCCGCTTGAATTCCCTTACGAACTTGATTCAATATTGAAGCGTGAGTTGGCTATCAGAGCTGTATTCCAGCCCAAAAATGGACGCCTTTCTGTGATTGGTTTCAGAGATGATCCGGAAACCCGTAGCAGAGTTAAGGAAAATTTTAGAGCTGAAGAG CCAACATCTAGGCTTCGCATAATTGAACCAACATCGCAGGACGAATTTCCAAGTGTTTCT GAACCTCTGTCTGTCTCAGCCGATTATGATCCTTTTGCATTAAATACTAATCTTACCCCTTCTAAGAGAATTTTGAGCGAAGCTGTTGAGGAAATTGAAGGTGTCCAGCTTTCGTCGACGAAGTTAATTAAAGATATCAAGAAGGAAGAGTAG